One genomic region from Proteus vulgaris encodes:
- the udp gene encoding uridine phosphorylase codes for MSDVFHLGLTKNDLQGATLAIVPGDPKRVEKIAKLMDNPVHLASLREYTSWRGEIDGKAVIVCSTGIGGPSTSIAVEELAQLGIRTFLRIGTTGAIQEHINVGDILVTTAAVRLDGASLHFAPMEFPAVSDFECMNALYKAAKDNGSTVHVGVTASSDTFYPGQERYDTYTGRVVRRFKGSMKEWQEMGVMNYEMESATLLTMCASQGLRAGMVAGVIVNRTQQEIPDAELLKKTENNALGIVIEAARILMK; via the coding sequence ATGTCTGATGTATTTCACTTAGGTTTAACCAAAAATGACCTACAGGGTGCCACTTTAGCAATTGTTCCAGGTGATCCTAAGCGTGTTGAAAAAATTGCAAAATTAATGGATAACCCAGTTCATCTGGCTTCTTTACGTGAATACACGTCATGGCGTGGCGAAATTGATGGCAAAGCCGTCATTGTTTGCTCAACAGGTATCGGTGGTCCATCTACCTCTATCGCAGTTGAAGAATTAGCGCAGTTAGGTATCCGTACTTTCTTACGTATTGGTACAACAGGTGCAATTCAAGAGCATATCAATGTAGGTGATATCCTTGTCACCACTGCTGCGGTTCGTTTAGATGGCGCAAGCTTACATTTCGCACCAATGGAATTCCCAGCTGTTTCTGATTTTGAATGTATGAACGCACTGTATAAAGCCGCTAAAGACAATGGCTCAACTGTACACGTAGGGGTTACTGCATCTTCAGATACATTCTATCCAGGACAAGAACGTTACGACACCTATACAGGTCGTGTTGTTCGCCGTTTCAAAGGCTCTATGAAAGAGTGGCAAGAAATGGGCGTAATGAACTATGAAATGGAATCTGCAACATTATTAACAATGTGTGCAAGCCAAGGTTTACGTGCAGGTATGGTTGCGGGTGTTATCGTAAACCGTACTCAACAAGAAATTCCAGATGCGGAATTACTGAAGAAAACTGAAAATAATGCACTAGGTATCGTTATCGAAGCCGCTCGCATTTTAATGAAATAA
- a CDS encoding tyrosine-protein phosphatase: MTDILQTHPSVLPLVGGINFRDLGGKKLSNGGVIKPGMLFRSGSLDRLTNTDQSLLIDKNLFQIIDYRDTGEIVDKPDRVWDGAQYYHAPANPLSKEVSANLEKLTPEILEQFDAKAFMFQLYKLLPINNPAYKQLATLLKQPEKGGVVQHCAVGKDRTGVGSALVLFALGASLDVVMEDYLLTNETLAPYRAYLLEEHAKTMSDNIVDKFAYVYSVQEEFLQTALASINQHYGNVDTWLEKDIGLDASSRDALQNYFLE, from the coding sequence ATGACTGATATATTACAAACACATCCTTCGGTGTTGCCTTTAGTCGGCGGAATTAACTTCCGTGATTTAGGCGGTAAAAAATTGAGTAACGGTGGGGTTATTAAACCCGGAATGCTCTTTCGCTCAGGCTCGCTGGATAGATTAACCAATACAGACCAATCTCTTCTCATTGATAAAAATCTTTTTCAAATCATTGATTATCGCGATACTGGTGAAATCGTTGATAAACCAGACCGAGTCTGGGACGGTGCGCAATATTATCATGCACCCGCCAATCCGTTATCCAAAGAAGTCTCTGCCAATCTTGAAAAGCTGACACCTGAAATACTTGAGCAATTTGATGCTAAAGCCTTTATGTTTCAGCTATATAAATTGTTACCTATTAACAACCCTGCCTATAAACAATTAGCTACGTTATTAAAGCAGCCCGAAAAGGGGGGCGTAGTGCAACACTGTGCAGTAGGTAAAGACAGAACAGGTGTTGGCTCAGCTTTAGTGTTATTCGCACTCGGTGCATCTTTAGATGTGGTAATGGAAGATTACTTGCTAACCAATGAAACATTAGCGCCTTATCGCGCTTATCTTTTAGAAGAACATGCCAAAACAATGAGTGATAACATTGTTGATAAATTTGCCTATGTTTATTCAGTACAAGAAGAGTTTCTGCAAACGGCATTAGCGAGTATTAATCAGCATTACGGTAATGTGGATACTTGGCTAGAAAAAGATATCGGTTTAGATGCTTCTAGCCGAGATGCCTTACAAAATTATTTTCTAGAGTAA
- a CDS encoding YidB family protein: MSLFNQIASLLGGEKINQYKTVLDWIGSQGGIEGLVKQFDTAGLSELIQSWISTNTNLPISAEQIVAVFSSPVINELASKINLNATEASEMAAQYLPKLIDKVTPDGVVPKDLDLVSAGMDILKAKIFGG; encoded by the coding sequence ATGAGCTTATTTAACCAAATTGCGAGCCTACTTGGTGGCGAAAAAATCAATCAATATAAAACTGTCCTTGACTGGATTGGATCTCAAGGCGGCATTGAAGGCTTAGTAAAGCAATTTGATACAGCGGGTTTAAGTGAGCTTATTCAATCTTGGATAAGTACCAATACAAATTTACCTATCAGTGCTGAACAAATCGTAGCGGTTTTTTCATCGCCTGTTATTAATGAACTTGCGTCAAAAATTAATTTAAATGCGACAGAAGCTTCTGAAATGGCGGCTCAATATTTGCCTAAATTAATTGATAAAGTCACACCGGATGGCGTTGTACCTAAAGACTTAGATTTAGTCAGTGCTGGTATGGATATTTTAAAAGCGAAGATTTTCGGTGGCTAA
- the metE gene encoding 5-methyltetrahydropteroyltriglutamate--homocysteine S-methyltransferase yields the protein MTIRNHTLGFPRIGLDRELKKAQENYWAGKISQEELVAVGKELRARHWQQQADAGIELLPVGDFAWYDQVLGTSLLLGNVPPRHRNEDGSLDLDTLFRVARGRAPTGKPAAASEMTKWFNTNYHYIVPEFQQGQSFTFAWKELLEEVDEALALGHKVKPVLLGPVTYLWLGKVKGPEFDRLTLLKDILPIYQQVLTALKEKGIEWVQIDEPALVLDLPVEWQNAYQTAYQALTGQTKLLLTTYFDGISHHLDIIKNLPVNGLHVDISAGLDDLQHLHQALPKDWVLSLGAINGRNVWKADLSARYQQVIALKDKRPLWIGTSCSLLHSPIDLNAETKLDDEVKSWFAFAVQKCEEVALLAKALNAPEGEYDEQLAQYSAPIRQRQHSTRVHNATVEARLQAIEAQDSERNSPYTQRAEVQRARFNLPLWPTTTIGSFPQTTEIRTVRLDFKKGRIDTAAYRTNISEHIKQAISEQENLGLDVLVHGEAERNDMVEYFGEHFDGYVFTQNGWVQSYGSRCVKPPVIIGDISRPVPITVDWATYAQSLTEKPVKGMLTGPVTILCWSFPREDVTRETIAKQIALALRDEVDDLQKAGIGIIQIDEPALREGLPLRRNEWQAYLNWAVDAFKLSAAIADDETQIHTHMCYCEFNDIMDSIAALDADVITIETSRSDMELLEVFEHFDYPNEIGPGVYDIHSPNVPNVEWIVGLLRKAQSRIPAERLWVNPDCGLKTRGWPETRAALANMVEAARYLRQNV from the coding sequence ATGACAATTCGCAATCACACACTCGGTTTCCCTCGTATTGGCTTAGATAGAGAGCTAAAAAAGGCGCAAGAAAATTATTGGGCAGGCAAGATTTCACAGGAAGAATTGGTTGCAGTGGGTAAAGAACTTCGCGCTCGCCATTGGCAACAACAAGCAGATGCAGGTATTGAATTATTACCTGTCGGTGATTTTGCTTGGTATGACCAAGTATTAGGTACAAGCCTACTGTTAGGTAATGTGCCACCTCGTCATCGTAATGAAGATGGCTCACTCGATCTTGATACTCTATTTAGAGTCGCTCGTGGTAGAGCACCAACAGGTAAACCTGCTGCTGCATCTGAAATGACGAAATGGTTTAATACTAACTATCACTATATCGTACCGGAATTTCAGCAAGGTCAGTCATTTACCTTTGCATGGAAAGAGTTGCTAGAAGAAGTCGATGAAGCATTAGCACTGGGTCATAAAGTAAAACCTGTTTTACTCGGTCCTGTGACTTACTTGTGGTTAGGTAAAGTGAAAGGCCCTGAATTTGATAGATTAACGCTGTTAAAAGATATTTTACCTATCTATCAACAAGTCCTTACTGCATTAAAAGAGAAAGGTATTGAATGGGTGCAAATTGATGAGCCTGCATTGGTACTCGATTTACCTGTTGAATGGCAAAATGCGTACCAAACAGCTTATCAAGCATTAACGGGACAAACTAAATTACTGCTGACAACCTATTTTGATGGTATTTCTCATCATCTTGATATTATTAAAAATTTACCTGTTAATGGGCTTCATGTTGACATTTCAGCTGGGCTAGATGATTTGCAACATTTACACCAAGCGTTACCTAAAGACTGGGTACTGTCATTAGGTGCCATTAATGGTCGAAATGTTTGGAAAGCAGATTTAAGCGCACGTTATCAGCAAGTGATTGCGCTAAAAGATAAGCGTCCTTTGTGGATCGGAACATCATGTTCATTACTGCATAGCCCAATTGATTTAAATGCAGAGACGAAACTTGATGATGAAGTAAAAAGCTGGTTTGCTTTTGCTGTTCAGAAATGTGAAGAAGTGGCTTTGTTAGCCAAGGCGTTGAATGCACCAGAAGGTGAGTATGATGAACAATTGGCACAGTACAGTGCGCCAATTCGTCAACGTCAGCACTCGACTCGTGTACATAATGCAACAGTTGAGGCTCGTTTACAGGCAATTGAAGCACAAGATAGTGAAAGAAATTCACCTTATACTCAACGTGCAGAAGTACAACGAGCTCGATTTAATCTGCCATTATGGCCTACGACCACGATTGGCTCATTCCCGCAAACAACAGAAATTCGTACTGTTCGTTTAGATTTTAAGAAAGGGCGTATAGATACGGCAGCTTATCGCACAAATATTAGTGAACATATTAAGCAAGCAATATCAGAACAAGAAAACCTTGGTCTTGATGTATTAGTTCATGGCGAAGCTGAACGTAATGACATGGTGGAATATTTTGGTGAACATTTTGATGGTTATGTGTTTACGCAAAATGGCTGGGTACAAAGTTATGGCTCACGTTGTGTAAAACCACCAGTGATTATCGGTGATATTAGTCGTCCTGTACCGATTACCGTGGATTGGGCAACTTACGCGCAGTCATTAACGGAAAAACCAGTTAAAGGCATGCTTACAGGTCCTGTGACAATTTTATGTTGGTCATTCCCTCGTGAAGATGTGACGCGTGAAACAATTGCAAAACAGATTGCATTAGCACTGCGTGATGAAGTGGATGATTTACAGAAAGCGGGTATTGGTATTATTCAAATTGATGAGCCTGCATTACGTGAAGGATTACCACTGCGTCGTAATGAGTGGCAAGCTTACCTTAATTGGGCTGTCGATGCCTTTAAATTAAGTGCCGCTATTGCCGATGATGAAACACAAATCCACACTCATATGTGTTATTGCGAATTTAATGACATCATGGATTCTATTGCAGCACTGGATGCGGATGTTATTACTATTGAGACCTCACGTTCAGATATGGAGCTTTTAGAAGTCTTCGAACATTTTGATTATCCAAATGAAATTGGACCGGGTGTTTACGATATTCACTCACCTAATGTACCAAATGTGGAATGGATCGTGGGTTTATTAAGAAAAGCACAATCTCGAATTCCCGCAGAGCGTTTATGGGTGAACCCAGATTGTGGATTGAAAACACGAGGCTGGCCTGAAACACGCGCAGCATTAGCGAATATGGTTGAGGCGGCTAGGTATTTGCGTCAGAACGTGTAA
- the rmuC gene encoding DNA recombination protein RmuC, whose protein sequence is MDIQLLYGIIGLLGGVLVGGALVWWSIQQRLSDKEAMLRENHTQLAIAQEKAVIIPSLQQHIEQLEQELRAQREIITSQEAELREVTTRWEESRISAEEKQRLLINSEQRLATQFENLANRIFEQSGRKAEELNRQGLTHLLSPFREQLESFRRQVQDGFGQEARERHTLVHEIRQLQQLNVKMAQEAVNLTNALKGDNKVQGNWGETVLARILESSGLREGHEFETQVSIRHENGSRYQPDVIVHLPHGRDVIIDAKMSLVAYEKYFSSDNDNERKQALYAHVNSIKAHIKGLSVKDYHKLPGVTSLDYVLMFIPIEPAYLVAIGHSPDLLEEALKNNIMLVGPSTLLVALRTIAALWRYEYQSQNAQEIADRAAKMYDKLRLFVDDMQGLGNSIQKAQSGYLLAMKKLSEGRGNLISQAEGFKSLGVEIKKTIDNDLIEKSASD, encoded by the coding sequence GTGGATATTCAGTTGTTATATGGGATCATTGGTTTATTAGGTGGTGTACTTGTTGGAGGCGCGTTGGTTTGGTGGTCTATCCAACAACGTTTATCCGATAAAGAAGCCATGTTACGTGAAAATCATACACAGCTTGCTATCGCTCAAGAAAAAGCGGTAATTATCCCTTCTTTACAACAACATATAGAACAACTAGAGCAAGAATTACGTGCTCAGCGAGAAATTATTACCTCTCAAGAAGCTGAATTAAGAGAAGTGACAACTCGCTGGGAAGAAAGCCGAATATCCGCAGAAGAAAAACAACGATTATTAATAAATAGTGAGCAACGGCTTGCAACGCAGTTTGAGAACTTAGCTAATCGTATTTTCGAACAAAGTGGACGTAAAGCTGAAGAGTTGAATCGCCAAGGATTGACACACTTACTTTCCCCCTTTCGTGAACAGCTCGAAAGCTTTCGGCGACAAGTTCAAGATGGTTTTGGGCAAGAAGCCAGAGAGCGACATACCTTGGTTCATGAAATTCGCCAGCTTCAACAATTGAATGTAAAAATGGCACAAGAAGCCGTTAACTTAACTAATGCCTTGAAAGGGGATAATAAAGTTCAAGGTAACTGGGGCGAGACAGTATTAGCACGTATATTAGAGTCTTCAGGATTACGTGAAGGTCATGAATTTGAAACACAGGTGAGTATTCGACATGAAAATGGTAGTCGCTATCAACCTGATGTAATTGTGCATCTACCTCATGGTAGAGATGTTATTATCGACGCTAAAATGTCGCTGGTGGCATATGAAAAGTATTTTAGTAGTGATAATGATAATGAACGCAAACAAGCGCTTTATGCGCATGTGAACTCAATTAAAGCGCATATTAAAGGATTGAGTGTAAAAGATTATCATAAACTACCGGGTGTAACGTCTTTAGACTATGTTTTAATGTTTATACCTATTGAGCCCGCTTATCTTGTTGCGATTGGTCATTCTCCAGACTTGCTAGAAGAAGCATTGAAAAACAATATTATGTTAGTTGGGCCATCTACTTTACTTGTTGCTTTGCGTACAATAGCCGCATTATGGCGTTATGAATATCAAAGCCAAAATGCGCAAGAAATTGCAGACAGAGCGGCTAAAATGTATGACAAATTAAGACTTTTCGTTGATGATATGCAAGGGCTAGGAAACAGTATTCAAAAAGCGCAGTCTGGCT
- a CDS encoding DedA family protein, which produces MTVQDIIHTITLFVKEHEIWAIPIVFFLAFGESLAFISLLIPATVILLGLGALIGESGLFFWPIWLAAALGAFFGDWISYWVGFHYKDGVKNLWPISRSPQTLVRGHQFFNRWGIWGVFIGRFFGPFRAIVPLVAGICAMPQRYFQIANLTSAMIWAFGILAPGAFGLQWLAKWMG; this is translated from the coding sequence TTGACAGTACAAGACATTATTCATACCATCACCCTCTTTGTAAAAGAGCACGAGATCTGGGCTATTCCGATCGTGTTCTTTCTTGCTTTTGGTGAATCACTCGCGTTTATCTCTTTGCTTATTCCCGCCACGGTTATTTTATTGGGATTAGGTGCCTTAATTGGTGAGAGTGGCCTGTTTTTCTGGCCGATTTGGCTTGCGGCTGCATTAGGCGCTTTCTTTGGTGATTGGATATCGTACTGGGTAGGGTTTCACTATAAAGACGGTGTGAAAAATTTGTGGCCAATTTCACGTTCACCACAAACATTGGTTAGAGGTCATCAATTCTTTAATCGTTGGGGAATTTGGGGGGTGTTTATTGGACGCTTTTTTGGGCCTTTTCGTGCAATTGTTCCGTTAGTTGCGGGTATTTGTGCGATGCCACAACGTTATTTTCAAATTGCTAATTTAACATCAGCCATGATTTGGGCTTTTGGCATTTTGGCGCCCGGTGCTTTTGGTTTGCAATGGCTTGCGAAATGGATGGGATAA